GCGAGAAGACGTTGGGCACCTCCAGCACGGTCTCCGTGACGCTGATCTTGTAGCTATTGTCCTTGTTGGTGCATCGGCCCGAGCGGTCGCTCACCTCCAGCGTGACGGTGTAGTTGCCCACGCGGTCGAAGGTGTACGTCATCTCCGGATCCGTGAAGCGCACGATGGGCACATCGCCCGTAGCCTCTCGCCGCGTGACTTGCCAGACGAAGAGCGATGCCACCGGGGTGTTGGCCTGCGCTCGGAAGCGGATCTCGGCCGGGGCCGAGAGTTCGCCCGTTTTGAGCTTGAGGTTCGATCGAGTCTCCGACGTGAGCGTCGTATCGGCGTGCACCTCTAAGGCCACCGCTTGGTAGTGGTCTATGGTCGCTGTCTGCTCGACGCCAAAGGCACGCGCGAAGAGGTCGCCCGTCAGGTCGATCTTCGTGTCCGTGAGTGGCGGGCGGCTCAGCGAGACGTCGAAGGGATTGCCGCTGAGGGTGTCGATAAGTAACTGCTCGGTGAAGGTGCGGGTCTGTTCGCTCCACGTCTGCGTTAGGTAGCTGACTTCGAATGCGCGCTTGAGCTCCATCGCCTTGCCGTCGGGCAGGTAGTAGTTGAGTGCAGGCAGGTCGGCCGTGCCCGCCAGTCGCAGTGACGAGCAGGCGTCGGACGAGGGGGACACACTGAGGCTCGTGAGGCGCGTCCGGTAGCGGCTGTAATCGATGATCCAGACGTAGCGTCGCAGCTCGCCGCTACCGTCGACAACGAAGTAACCGTAGCCCTCCGCAGGGTTTGTGACCGTTGAGGTAGATCCGCTTTGGGTCGAGGCCACCGCCTCCCAATCGTCCTCTATGGCTGCCTTGGTGCGGTAGCGATACCAGCGGTGCGTGCCTGTGCCGGTGTGGCTGAGGGTCACGCCGTCGGTGCCGTAGACTAAGTAAACTTCCAGCTTGTATGCCGTATTCTCCGCTGCCCGGATGGGCGTCTTGGCGCCGCCGCTGACTTGATACTGGGCCCGGAGCGTGCCTCCCGTCCACCCGATCGCGAGCAGAAAAAGGAGTATGGAGCCTACGCTTGGTGCCACCCTGCGGCGGCTTGCTCCATCATGAAAAATCGTCTTACCCATACCTTTATCCAAATGAGCGGCAAAAGTAGGCGTGGAAATGAGAATGGACAGAGGGGGCGCTATCGCGTGGGTAAGGTGTCGCTCTGAATCTGCGGCGGAAATCACAAAGCCAATCTCCGGTTTCGTGAAACGCCTTCCCGCCGCGGGAAATGAGACCTTTTTTGCTTCCTGCACAACGCAGGGAGCAAAAAAGGGCGTCTTTCGGGCCCTGCGTTGTGCAGGAAGCAAAAAAGGGTCTTTTTCGGGCCCTGCGTTGTGCAGGAAGCAAAAAGGGGTCTCTTTCGAGCCCTGCGTAACGCAGGAAGCAAAAAAGGGTCTTTTTCGGGCCCTGCGTTGCGCAGGAAGCAAAAAGTGGGTCTTTTTCGGGCCCTGCGTTGCGCAGGGAGCAAAAAAGGCCCCAAAAGGGGCGACCACCGGAGTGGCCGCCCCTTTGCATATCCCCTTGTGGGGGAGAGGAACGATGAGTAAGTAGAAAGTGCTTCTAAGACTTACAGCCCCGAAGTGATGAGCTCCGAAGAGGTGCTCTTGCGCCGATTTAGGCACCCGATCAGGAAGCCAGCCAGGGCGAAGAAGATCCAGTCCAGACCGTCAGCATGCAGCGGCACATGGGCGCCGTAGAAACGACCGAAAGCACCGAGCGAGATGTTGGCCGCCTCGAGTCCGGAGATGAGCGCCGAGATGAGCGTCAGGCCAACGGTCCAGGCGTAGACGCTGCGCCGACTGCCGAAGCGGCTGTCCAAAAAGGCGAGCGCGATGAGCACAATGGCCAGCGGATAGAGGAACATGAGCACGGGCACGGCGGCGGCGATGATGGTCTTCAGCCCGAAGGTGCCGACGGCGAAGGAGATGATGACGAACGCCACGGCGTAGCCCTTGTACGAGAGGCCGCCAAACTGCGAGTGGAAGTAGCTGGCGCAGGCGGTGACGAGTCCGATGCTGGTCGTTAGGCAGGCCAGCAATACGATCACGGCCAGGATCAGCGCCCCCGGTTCACCGAAGAGCAGTCGGGCAGATCCAGCCAAGACAGGCGCACCGGTGTCGAGGATGCCGAGCTGCTCGACGCTGGCGGCGCCCAGTCCTGCGATGAAGACGTAGACCACGCCTAAGCAACCGATGGCAATCATGCCCGCGCGCATGGTGGCGCCCATCACCTCGTGGCGTGTCGTGGCGCCGTGTTGCGTGACGAACTCAATGACCAGGATGCCAAAGACGAACGAGGCCAGAGCGTCGAGTGTATTGTAGCCGTCGATGAAGCCTTGCTGGAGGGCTACGGCGGGCGTGGCGTAGGCTTCGGTCGGTGAGCTGGGCGTACCGGGCGGTGTGATCAGCGATTTGACGATGAGGACAACGATCGTCGTCAGTAGCATAGGGGTCAGGATGCCGCCAATGCGTCCGACCAGCTTCTGGGGATTGATGGAAAGCCAAAGCGTGACGAGGAAGAAGACGATGAGGAAAGCCGTCTGCGCCCATTCCGGTGCATCGGCTGCGAGGAAGGGGCGGACGGCGATCTCGAACGAGACGGTGCCCGTACGAGGAATGGCGAAGGCGGGGCCGATGGAGAGGTAGAGGGCCAGCGTAAAGAGTATGCCGAAGAGGGGATGTACGCGTCCGGCCAACTCCTGCACGTTGCGGCAACCAGAGTAGCCCATGGCCAGGACGCCCGCCAGGGGCAGTCCGACGCCGGTCAATACGAAGCCCATCACGGCCCACCACACATTCGTTCCGGCACGTTGGCCTAAGGCGGCGGGGAAAATCAAGTTGCCAGCTCCGAAGAAGAGGGCAAACAACATCAGTCCGACGGCGAGGAAAGCACGCCGTGTCATTTGGGTAGAATTTTGGTTAGGCATGGGATAAAGTGTTAGGGGGAGAGTGAATAGTTAGTAGCGGGATTAGAAAAAGGAGAGGCCCTGTCGGCCATTCCATGTGTCGAATAGTCCGACAGGGCCTCTTGCTCTTTAGGGGGCAGGAGCCTCGTTCGTTGGATCGGGGGTTCCTGCCCCCTCCGGAGAGGGGGAAGGTCAGTAGCCGAAGATGTCTTGCGGGGTGAGGAGCTTGACCTCACCTAAGGAGCGGAGCTTGTTCATGTCAATGTCTTTCGAATTGCCCAGAACAGCGTAGTGGTACGTGCGGCCCTTGATCCATTTCTCTTGGAAGGCCTTGACGTCAGCCAGGGTCATGCTCTGCACCTTCTCGAAGATGGCCTTGTTGCGGTCGTAGTCCACGCCCATGTCTTTGGCATGCAGGTAAGCCCAGAGCACATCGCCCTTCACCGTGCGCTCGGTGCGCAGGCGAGCCAGGATGGCGTCTTTGGCGATCTTGAAGGCAGCTTCGCTCTCAGGCATGTTGTTGATGATCTCCATGAAGGCGTCGATAGCCTGAGGCATCTTGTCGTTCTGCGTGGCCACGAAGGCTTGGAAGGCGTAGGGGCGCGTTTTGTCGGAGGGCGTGATCAGGACGGCGTTGGCTGAGTAAGCCAGGCCGCGCGATTCACGCATCTCTTGGAAGACGATGGCGTTCATGCTGCCGCCGAAATACTCGTTGTAGAGCGTTACGCCGGGATCGTTAGCCACATCGAAGGGCTCGCCACGGTTAGAATACTGGAGGTAGTAGATCTGTTTGGCGTTGTACTCGGCCAGCATGACGGTGTTGCTTGGCGTCTGCACCAGCATGACGGGCTTCTTGGCCAACGGAGCGGGTTTATCGGCCGTGCGATGGAGCTGGTCGAGGCTCTTGAGTACATCCGATTCGGCGCCGGGGCCATAGTAGAGCACGGAGTGCTGCTTGGTGAAGAGGTCGCGCACCTTAGCCAGAAGCGTGTCGGAGGTGAGCGCCTTCAGTGCGTCGTTCGTCAGCGTGGTGGCTTTGACATGCTCCGGCCCATACATGACGTAGCGACGCAGGGCTCCGAAGTTCTGTCCCTGATTCAGTTTCGCATCGGCGCGGGCCTTGATCCGATCGGCTTTGAGGTTCGTGAGCACGTTCTCGTCTGGCTTAGCGTCAGCGATCAGTTCCTCCATCAGCTCGAGGGCTTTGGGCATGTTCTCGCTCAGTCCGCTGACGGAAACGTAGCAACGCTCATCGGTCACATTGGCGCTGAAGGAGCAGGCGATGTCAAAGAACTCCTTCTTGATCTCCGTGGGCGACTTCTTGCTGGTGCCGAGGTAGCTGAGATAATCGAAGGCGGTGCCAAGGGTGGCGTCGTCGTTGCGACCCATATCGAAGACGTACATGAGTTCAAACACATCGGTCGTCTCGTTCTTCTTGTAGAGCAGAGGCAGGCCAGACTTCAGCGAAGCGGTGCTCATGTCCTTTTTGAAGTCTAAGAATACGGGCTCGATGGGCTTCACTTCGGTCAGCTGAATCTCACGGAGGAAGGCGCTGGCGGTGTCGCGATTCGTAGCGATGGGCGTGATCTCCGGTTTGTCGATCTTCTTGAATCCCGGTTGGCCTTCGCGCTTGAAGACTACGGCGTAGGCGTTTTCGCCCAGCTTCTCGTTGGCAAACTTGACGATGTCGGCCTTCGTGATCTTCTCCATTCGTTCGATCTGATGCACCATGTCGGCCCAGCTGACACCGTTGACAAAGGCGTCGACGTAGGCATTGGCGCGGCCCTCGTTCGAGTCATATTCCTTCATCAGCTCCAGCTTGTAGTTGGCCACGCAGGCACGCAGCAGCGACTCGTCGAAGTCGCCCTTGCGCAGTTTGGCCACCTCCTCGAGCAGCAGGTCGCGCGCCTGTTCGAGCGTCTGACCGTCCTTAGGCCGAGCGTTGAGGAGGAACATGCCGTAATCCGCGAAGGTGTAGGGGTAGCAATAGGACGAGAGCACCTTTTGTGCGTGGATGAGATCGAGGTCTATGAGACCTGCCTGATCATTGTAGAGCAGGGAGGCAGCTAGGATGGCCAGGTCGTTGTCCGCTGAGGCTTCGCCACCGATGCGCCACGCCACGTTGACGTTCGCTGCCTCCACGCCGCGCACCTCCTTCGTCGTCGGGCTGGTGATTGGCGCCTCCTCTTTGAAGGTAGGTTTGGGCAGGCTGTCGTTCGGCTTCATGTTGCCGAAGTATTTCTTGATGATGGCGATCATCTCGTCCGGATCGAAGTCGCCCGAGAGACAGATGGCCATGTTGTTGGGCACATACCAGGTCTCGTAATAGCGCTTGATGTTCGTGATCGAGGGGTTCTTGAGGTGCTGCTGGGTGCCGATGACGGACTGTGTGCCGTAGGGGTGATTGAAGAAGAGCATCGAGCGGAGGGTGTCGATCACGGTTCGTGCATCGCTGGCCAGCCCCATGTTGTACTCCTCATAAACGGCCTCAAGCTCGGTATGAAAGCCGCGGATGACGCTGTTTTGGAAGCGATCGGCCTGGATTTTGGCCCAGTTCTCGATCTGGTTCGAGGGGATGTCTTCGGTGTAGCAGGTGACGTCGAAGTTCGTGTACGCGTTCGTGCCCGTGGCGCCGATAGCGGCCATCAGCTTGTCGTACTCGTTGGGGATGGCATACTGCGAAGCCTTGTTGCTGATGCTATCGATCTGACGATAGAGTGCCTTGCGTTCGGCCTCGTCGGTGGTTTTGCGATAGACTTCAAAGAGGCGTTCGATCTCGTCGAGGAGGGGCTTTTCGGCCTCATAGTTCGACGTCCCAAAGTGGGTTGTGCCCTTGAACATGAGGTGCTCAAAGTAGTGCGCCAGGCCGGTGGTCTCGGCTGGGTCGTTCTTTCCGCCTACGCGAACGGCGATATAAGTCTGGATGCGGGGCGCCTCTTTGTTGACGCTCATGTAGACCTTCAGGCCGTTGTCGAGGGTGTAGATGCGGGTCTTCAGCGGGTCGCCGTCGACCGTCTCATAGTCCGATTTTGCGCTCGGACCTTTGCAATTCGCGGCGGTAAACATCCCCGTGAGGATGACTGCCAGCGTGGTGACAAAAAACTGCTTTGCTTTCATAGATAAACAACAATGATTAGCGGGATAGCTGTGTATACTTTCGGATTATCTCTTCTGGGTATTGTATTTTAATGAAACAAAAGTAGGGCTTTCGATAAGAAGCACAAATCGTAAGCGAAAAAAATGCTGAAGCACTTTTTCGTAGGGGTACGATAGTCTCCCGCAGATTGCAGGAGATGTTCGTAGGGATACGATAGTCTCCCGCAAGTTGCAGGAGATGTTTGTAGGGGTACGATAGTCTCCCGCAAGTTGCAGGAGATGTTTGTAGGGGTACGAAGGTCTCCCGCAAGTTGCAGGAGATGTTTGTAGGGGTACGATAGTCTCCCGCAAGTTGCAGGAGATGTTTGTAGGGGTACGAAGGTCTCCCGCAAGTTGCAGGAGATGTTTGTAGGGGTATGATAGTCTCCCGCAAGTTGCAGGAGATGGTTCGTAGAGGTACGAAGGTTTCCCACAGATTGCAGGAGATGTTTGCCAAATGGCGATGATCGCACGCGACTTGCATGGCCTGGGGCGCTCTCCCCGTCCTAACCTCTTTTTGGGATTTTTGCGAGGTTATCGTCCCTCTATTTTTGCCGCCGATAATCAGAACAAGTCATTCAATGAACATCACACAAAAACGAACCCACAGGAGATGGCCTCTCCTATACCTTATATTATATGTCTTTGCAGCACACGGCATGCAGGCGCAGATCCTTCCCGCGGACTCTACGAAAGACGATGAAGTGGCCACGCACGCCGCAGCGGGGGTGAAGAAGTTCAACCTCGACGAGGTGGTCGTCACCGCCACCCGCACCCCGAAGCGCCTCATGCAGACACCGGTCATCACGCAGGTCATCACCGCTGCGCAGATCGAAGATCGTGGCCTGACCGACATCCGCAACCTGCTGACGCAGGAGATACCCGGACTGGCCTTCAATGAGGTGGGCTTCGGCACGAGCATCAACCTACAAGGCCTCGGCGGTAAGCACATCCTCTTTTTGATCGACGGCGAACGCATGGCGGGCGAGACGGGTAACAATGTGGACTATCACCGCCTGGACCCGAACAATGTGGAGCGGATCGAGATCGTGCAGGGCGCCTCGTCGGCCCTCTACGGATCGCAGGCCATGGGCGGCGTGATCAACATTATCACCAAGCGACCCAAAGCCCCGTTCACCGTCTCGGCCTCCATCAAGGCGGCGCCGCTCTATGAACGCAACTACACGAAGGTGGACCCGGACGACGCCCAACGTTATTTCAAGCGCAGCGTGGACCGACCCAATCTCAACGCCGACGTGCGCATCGGTGGGCGCTGGAAGCACTGGACGGCGCAGACCTCCTACGCGCACA
The sequence above is drawn from the Tannerella serpentiformis genome and encodes:
- a CDS encoding T9SS type B sorting domain-containing protein, whose amino-acid sequence is MGKTIFHDGASRRRVAPSVGSILLFLLAIGWTGGTLRAQYQVSGGAKTPIRAAENTAYKLEVYLVYGTDGVTLSHTGTGTHRWYRYRTKAAIEDDWEAVASTQSGSTSTVTNPAEGYGYFVVDGSGELRRYVWIIDYSRYRTRLTSLSVSPSSDACSSLRLAGTADLPALNYYLPDGKAMELKRAFEVSYLTQTWSEQTRTFTEQLLIDTLSGNPFDVSLSRPPLTDTKIDLTGDLFARAFGVEQTATIDHYQAVALEVHADTTLTSETRSNLKLKTGELSAPAEIRFRAQANTPVASLFVWQVTRREATGDVPIVRFTDPEMTYTFDRVGNYTVTLEVSDRSGRCTNKDNSYKISVTETVLEVPNVFSPESSPGVNDVFKVAHKSVVRFSASVFNRQGSLLYHWTDPNGGWDGRYRGQYVPAGAYYYVIEYTGTDGKTHRKSGDINVVRSSSNKNHSNQ
- the brnQ gene encoding branched-chain amino acid transport system II carrier protein, whose amino-acid sequence is MTRRAFLAVGLMLFALFFGAGNLIFPAALGQRAGTNVWWAVMGFVLTGVGLPLAGVLAMGYSGCRNVQELAGRVHPLFGILFTLALYLSIGPAFAIPRTGTVSFEIAVRPFLAADAPEWAQTAFLIVFFLVTLWLSINPQKLVGRIGGILTPMLLTTIVVLIVKSLITPPGTPSSPTEAYATPAVALQQGFIDGYNTLDALASFVFGILVIEFVTQHGATTRHEVMGATMRAGMIAIGCLGVVYVFIAGLGAASVEQLGILDTGAPVLAGSARLLFGEPGALILAVIVLLACLTTSIGLVTACASYFHSQFGGLSYKGYAVAFVIISFAVGTFGLKTIIAAAVPVLMFLYPLAIVLIALAFLDSRFGSRRSVYAWTVGLTLISALISGLEAANISLGAFGRFYGAHVPLHADGLDWIFFALAGFLIGCLNRRKSTSSELITSGL
- a CDS encoding M16 family metallopeptidase; the protein is MFTAANCKGPSAKSDYETVDGDPLKTRIYTLDNGLKVYMSVNKEAPRIQTYIAVRVGGKNDPAETTGLAHYFEHLMFKGTTHFGTSNYEAEKPLLDEIERLFEVYRKTTDEAERKALYRQIDSISNKASQYAIPNEYDKLMAAIGATGTNAYTNFDVTCYTEDIPSNQIENWAKIQADRFQNSVIRGFHTELEAVYEEYNMGLASDARTVIDTLRSMLFFNHPYGTQSVIGTQQHLKNPSITNIKRYYETWYVPNNMAICLSGDFDPDEMIAIIKKYFGNMKPNDSLPKPTFKEEAPITSPTTKEVRGVEAANVNVAWRIGGEASADNDLAILAASLLYNDQAGLIDLDLIHAQKVLSSYCYPYTFADYGMFLLNARPKDGQTLEQARDLLLEEVAKLRKGDFDESLLRACVANYKLELMKEYDSNEGRANAYVDAFVNGVSWADMVHQIERMEKITKADIVKFANEKLGENAYAVVFKREGQPGFKKIDKPEITPIATNRDTASAFLREIQLTEVKPIEPVFLDFKKDMSTASLKSGLPLLYKKNETTDVFELMYVFDMGRNDDATLGTAFDYLSYLGTSKKSPTEIKKEFFDIACSFSANVTDERCYVSVSGLSENMPKALELMEELIADAKPDENVLTNLKADRIKARADAKLNQGQNFGALRRYVMYGPEHVKATTLTNDALKALTSDTLLAKVRDLFTKQHSVLYYGPGAESDVLKSLDQLHRTADKPAPLAKKPVMLVQTPSNTVMLAEYNAKQIYYLQYSNRGEPFDVANDPGVTLYNEYFGGSMNAIVFQEMRESRGLAYSANAVLITPSDKTRPYAFQAFVATQNDKMPQAIDAFMEIINNMPESEAAFKIAKDAILARLRTERTVKGDVLWAYLHAKDMGVDYDRNKAIFEKVQSMTLADVKAFQEKWIKGRTYHYAVLGNSKDIDMNKLRSLGEVKLLTPQDIFGY